The DNA sequence CCGACCATGACGCCGTTGTTGCGTTCTGCAAGAACAAGGCGATTGATCTGGTGGTCGTCGGTCCCGAAGCACCGCTGGTGGCCGGATTGGCTGACGCGCTCAAGCAGGCAGGCATTTCCGTGTTCGGACCATCGGGACAAGCCGCACAGCTTGAGGGCTCGAAAGGCTTTACCAAAGACCTGTGTGCGCGTGAAAACATCCCCACCGGCGCCTATCAGCGATTCAACAATGCGCCCAAGGCCAAAGCCTATGCACGGGCCCAGGGCGCGCCGATTGTCATCAAGGCCGACGGGCTGGCTGCCGGCAAGGGCGTCACGGTGGCGATGACCATCGAGGAGGCGCTGGAAGCAATCGAAGATTGTTTTGAGGGGGCATTCGGCGAAGCCGGCGCTGAAGTGGTGGTGGAAGAATTCCTGCACGGTGAAGAGGCAAGCTTCTTCTGCCTGTGCGACGGCAAGACCGCCCTGCCCTTTGGCACGGCGCAGGATCACAAGCGGGTTGGCGATGGCGACACCGGACCCAATACCGGCGGCATGGGCGCCTATTCACCCGCAGCGGTGATGACGCCGGAACTGATTGCCCAGACCATGCGCGAGATCATCGAACCGACCATGCGCGGCATGGCGGCAATCGGCACGCCGTTTAGCGGCGTACTTTATGCCGGGCTGATGATCGACGAGACCGGACCAAAGCTGATCGAGTACAATGTGCGGTTTGGCGATCCGGAATGCCAGGTGCTGATGATGCGGCTCAAGGATGACGTGCTGCTGCTGCTGAAAGCCGCGGCAGAAGGCGGGCTGGCGCATGTCTCGGCGCGCTGGAAGGATGATGCGGCGCTGAGTGTGGTGATGGCGGCAGAAGGCTATCCCGGCACACCGAAGAAGGGCACGCCGATTGCCGGCATTGCCGCAGCAGAGGCAACCGGCGCCAAGGTTTTCCACGCCGGAACTTCGCTTGAGGGCGACCAGTTGCTGGCCAATGGCGGGCGGGTTCTCAACGTCACTGCGCATGGCGCGGACGTGACGGCGGCGCAGGCCAAGGCCTATGCCGCGGTCGATGCGATCGACTGGCCGGGCGGGTTTTGCCGCCGCGATATCGGCTGGCGGGCGGTCGAGCGCGAGGCCAAAATTTAACCCCACGTTTACCGCTTCCAAAAACCGGATCGTAACGGCCCGCTGCTAGAGTG is a window from the Hoeflea sp. IMCC20628 genome containing:
- the purD gene encoding phosphoribosylamine--glycine ligase, with protein sequence MNVLLIGSGGREHALAWKIAQSPLLGTLYAAPGNPGIADHAILSALDATDHDAVVAFCKNKAIDLVVVGPEAPLVAGLADALKQAGISVFGPSGQAAQLEGSKGFTKDLCARENIPTGAYQRFNNAPKAKAYARAQGAPIVIKADGLAAGKGVTVAMTIEEALEAIEDCFEGAFGEAGAEVVVEEFLHGEEASFFCLCDGKTALPFGTAQDHKRVGDGDTGPNTGGMGAYSPAAVMTPELIAQTMREIIEPTMRGMAAIGTPFSGVLYAGLMIDETGPKLIEYNVRFGDPECQVLMMRLKDDVLLLLKAAAEGGLAHVSARWKDDAALSVVMAAEGYPGTPKKGTPIAGIAAAEATGAKVFHAGTSLEGDQLLANGGRVLNVTAHGADVTAAQAKAYAAVDAIDWPGGFCRRDIGWRAVEREAKI